The DNA region AAAGATAGAAGCTGGTGGATTATTCCGGTAAGACCTAATTTACAAAATCAAACTTTGCTTTTTAGAGCAAATGTAGATTTTCAGAACCTAATTGATATTAGACTTGATAAAAAAATAGTCATTGGCTCGCTTCCACAGCTAATTAAATCAGTCGTTAAAAAAGAAATTTTTAAGTTTGTTTTAGGATGCCTATTTGCTTTGATTGGATTTTTTGCGTTTTTATATTTATTGAAAGATAGCACAAAAAAAGTTTATTTAGGATTTAGTTTTTTTTCAATTTGCTTAGGAATTTATAGCATTTTAGACAACCACACGATTAACTTAATTTTTACTATTCCCAAATATTATGAACCGATAATGCTAGCCTCCTTTTACTTAATACCTGTTGGGCTATGTTATTTTTTTGAGCAAATATTTGGCACCGGCAGTAAATCTATCATCAGGCGACTATGGCAATTGCATCTTGTTTATGCGGTTGTCGCTTTAACTTTAGTGAGCGTTAAATCATCTTTTTTAGACGCTACAGTAAATACGGCTTTTATCCTGTTTATTGGAAGTACATTCATTATAATTGCAAGTGCAATTAAAGTAGCTTTAAAAGGAAATATTGAAGCAAAATTGTTTACATCAGGATTTACTGTCTTTGCACTTTGCGCTCTGCCAGATATTCTTGAAAGCCTGAAAATTATTAGCTGGCCGGTAGAGACTTATTACTGGGGAATGTTAGGCTTTATTTTATTTCTGGTTGTTATTCTAGAACGCCGATTTACCGAAGCGCGAAACCAGCTAGAAATGCAGAATGCTACATTGCAGAGAATTGCTAAGCTCAAAGATGAGTTTTTAGCAAATACATCCCACGAACTTCGCACACCCCTTAACGGCATTATTGGCATTGCTGAATCTATGATTGATGGAGCCACCGGCTTACTGACTTCACAGCAAATTGCCAATCTTTCTTTAATTGTCTCAAGTGGCCGGCGTCTAACTCAGCTTGTTAATGATATTCTCGATTTTTCTAGACTAAAACACAAAAATATTGAACTACAAAAAGGTGCCGTGGGGATGCGAGAGATCGCAGATGTGGTGTTGACACTTAGCCACCCCCTAATCGGTAAAAAATCTTTAGAGTTAATCAATAAAATTGACCCAGATTTGCCGCCGGTAGAGGCTGACGAAAATAGATTACAACAAATTTTACACAATTTAATCGGCAACGCCATCAAGTTTACTGAAGCCGGCACCATAGAAATTTCTGCTGTATTAGGAAGTGGAGAAGAATTTTCTGCCTCACCACCCCTCAATCCGCAATTGCCAATATTAGCGATTACCGTTTCTGACACCGGCATTGGCATTTCCCCTGACAAATGGGAGAGAATTTTTGAGTCGTTTGAACAAGCAGACGGCTCAACTGCCAGAGAATACGGCGGCACCGGCTTGGGTTTAGCCGTTACCAAACAGCTTGTCGAGTTGCACGGCGGCAAAATTTGGCTGGAATCAACGCTGGGAGAAGGTTCGCGGTTTACGTTTACCCTGCCGGTGTCATTTCAAGATAGGCAACCCACAAATATCAGCAATCCTCGTTTGAAATTATCAAAATTAGCTGTAACAAACGAAGAAGACACCTTGCCAGAACGCAACTTTGTTTCAGATTTATCCCTGAATCTAGCTCCAGAACCTAATCCTCCTCAATTTAACGCTTCTCAAGGAGACTTTAAAATTTTAATTGTGGATGATGAGCCGGTGAATCTGCAAGTGCTTGTTAACCATTTATCTCTGCAAAACTATTCTCTCACGCAAGCGACAAATGGGATGGAAGCTTTAGCAACCATTGAAAAAGGGTTTCAACCAGACCTCGTTCTTTTAGATGTGATGATGCCGCGAATGACCGGCTATGAAGTTTGTCAAAAACTTCGCGAAAAATTTGCGGCAAATGAATTGCCGGTGGTGTTACTAACTGCATTAAATCAAGTGTCTGATTTAATGGAAGGATTTACTTCAGGAGCTAATGATTATTTAACCAAACCGATTTCAAAAAATGAATTGTTGGCCCGAATTAAAATCCACATTCAACTATCAAAAATAACCCTGGCTTACGGGCGTTTTGTGCCTCATGAGTTTCTGCGTTTTTTAGGACATGAGAGCATTATTGATGTTAAATTAGGCGACCAAGTCCTTAAAGAAATGACAATTTTGTTTTCTGACATCCGCTCGTTTACAGCTATGTCGGAGCGCATGACACCCAAACAGAACTTTGATTTTATTAATGACTACTTGAAACGAGTTGGCCCTGTGATTCGGAATCACAAGGGTTTTATCGATAAATATATTGGTGATGCGATGATGGCACTGTTTCCGGAAACCGCAGAAGACGCGGTGCAAGCAGCAATCGCAATACAACAGCAAGTCTCACTTTATAACGCTCACCGGCAGGAAAATGGCGACCCTCCGATTGCGATTGGTATTGGTTTGCACACCGGCAGTTTAATGTTAGGGACTGTTGGAGAAGAACAGCGCATGGAAACAACGGTAATTGCCGATGCGGTGAATCTGACGTCTCGCTTGGAAGGGCTAACAAAACTTTATGGCTCAGGGATTGTGATCAGCGAACAAACGCTTAATTGTCTCAACGAGCCGGCAAACTATTGCTATCGATTTTTGGGTAAAGTTAAAGTCAAAGGTAAGCAAGAAGCCGTCGGAGTCTTTGAAATTTACGACGCAGAGCCAGCCCAACAAAAAGCTTTAAAACTGCAAACCCAAACTGATTTTGAACAAGCGATTAATCTTTATGAAAATCAAAGATTTGCTGAAGCCTGCCAAGTTTTTGAGCAAATTTTGCAGGTAAATAATCAAGATAAAGCGGCTGCTTTTTATGTGAAACGCGCTCAAGAGCTGCAAATATCTGGGAAAGCGGGAAGTTGGAGGGGGATTGAAACACTCGAGGAAAAATTATAAAGAGATTAGTAAATTAACAGCCCCTACATTCTGCTGTTATTTAACTGAAGCAGAATCGCAAAAATTCCTAGCTGTAGGGGCCGGTTTTGCTAATTGTCCCAATCTCCTAACAAATAATGACTGCTGCGATGCTACACCGGCAGCTCATTTAAGCAGAGGTCAAGCCGGTTTTAGCTTCTTGGGCCACCTGTTCCACGTCATCGTTGGCAAGACTTTCTAAGGTCGAGCGCGTGTCCGATCCGCCAAAACGTGTCAGTGCTTGTGCCACTCTGTAGCGGATCTGCCAGTCATCATGGGTGGCAAAAGGAGTCAGCAACGGGATCGCCCGCTGATCTCCGAGTTCCCCAAAAGAACTAATCGCAGCCATTGTCAGGAGGTCTTCGCCGGCATTCAAAGCATTTTCTAATAAATCGAATGAGCGCTCGTCTCCCAGTTCTCCTAAAGCAGCAACAATGCTGAACTTAACAATCCACTCTGGCGTTGTTTGATACAGTTGCTGTAAGTCTTCAAAGGCTTCTTTTAACTGTAGCCCTCCCAAAGAATCTGCCGCTGCTGCTTGCACATCGGGTTCAGGATCGTGGATTAGGCGATCACGCAGCACATTTAACGCCGTTTGTAAATCCTGCCGGCCTAATGATGCCATTTGGCTTGCCGCTGCGTAGCGAACGCGGGCGTTGCTGTCTTGAATAGCCGTTTGGGCTAGTTCAAATGCAATGGCCGGTTCGAGCTGGCGCAGTTGGTTAACGGAACGAAGGCGCTCGCCCAAATCTTCTGAATTTAGTTGCTGCCTAACAGACTCAGGAGTAATACTCATTCTCTTGCTTTTGCGAACTTACGAACTGACCGAGGGCTAGTGGCTAATTGTTCAACGA from Microcoleus sp. FACHB-68 includes:
- a CDS encoding ATP-binding protein, coding for MRLVSRWNRAHILLCLGAFLLAVLMGQLFSTQSSYVGVPQPTNSLPVAITEGWQYRWGDSPFDAAGVPVWSYQELSSPEWKSLQIPAKLAKPPGEKMAWFRVKLPEGRWQYPSLDLQGASWAFEVYQEQELIGKFAELDAAGSLLNLKDRSWWIIPVRPNLQNQTLLFRANVDFQNLIDIRLDKKIVIGSLPQLIKSVVKKEIFKFVLGCLFALIGFFAFLYLLKDSTKKVYLGFSFFSICLGIYSILDNHTINLIFTIPKYYEPIMLASFYLIPVGLCYFFEQIFGTGSKSIIRRLWQLHLVYAVVALTLVSVKSSFLDATVNTAFILFIGSTFIIIASAIKVALKGNIEAKLFTSGFTVFALCALPDILESLKIISWPVETYYWGMLGFILFLVVILERRFTEARNQLEMQNATLQRIAKLKDEFLANTSHELRTPLNGIIGIAESMIDGATGLLTSQQIANLSLIVSSGRRLTQLVNDILDFSRLKHKNIELQKGAVGMREIADVVLTLSHPLIGKKSLELINKIDPDLPPVEADENRLQQILHNLIGNAIKFTEAGTIEISAVLGSGEEFSASPPLNPQLPILAITVSDTGIGISPDKWERIFESFEQADGSTAREYGGTGLGLAVTKQLVELHGGKIWLESTLGEGSRFTFTLPVSFQDRQPTNISNPRLKLSKLAVTNEEDTLPERNFVSDLSLNLAPEPNPPQFNASQGDFKILIVDDEPVNLQVLVNHLSLQNYSLTQATNGMEALATIEKGFQPDLVLLDVMMPRMTGYEVCQKLREKFAANELPVVLLTALNQVSDLMEGFTSGANDYLTKPISKNELLARIKIHIQLSKITLAYGRFVPHEFLRFLGHESIIDVKLGDQVLKEMTILFSDIRSFTAMSERMTPKQNFDFINDYLKRVGPVIRNHKGFIDKYIGDAMMALFPETAEDAVQAAIAIQQQVSLYNAHRQENGDPPIAIGIGLHTGSLMLGTVGEEQRMETTVIADAVNLTSRLEGLTKLYGSGIVISEQTLNCLNEPANYCYRFLGKVKVKGKQEAVGVFEIYDAEPAQQKALKLQTQTDFEQAINLYENQRFAEACQVFEQILQVNNQDKAAAFYVKRAQELQISGKAGSWRGIETLEEKL
- the nblB gene encoding phycobilisome degradation protein NblB, which produces MSITPESVRQQLNSEDLGERLRSVNQLRQLEPAIAFELAQTAIQDSNARVRYAAASQMASLGRQDLQTALNVLRDRLIHDPEPDVQAAAADSLGGLQLKEAFEDLQQLYQTTPEWIVKFSIVAALGELGDERSFDLLENALNAGEDLLTMAAISSFGELGDQRAIPLLTPFATHDDWQIRYRVAQALTRFGGSDTRSTLESLANDDVEQVAQEAKTGLTSA